Proteins co-encoded in one Nicotiana sylvestris chromosome 7, ASM39365v2, whole genome shotgun sequence genomic window:
- the LOC138873802 gene encoding secreted RxLR effector protein 161-like: MGEADYILRVKIQRDCSKKLLSLSQEAYIKKILEHFRMNNCKSMDTPIARGETLSLEMCSKTENEKEDMSRVPYSSVVGSLMYAMMCTRPDICYDVGLVSRYQSNPGRDHWKVVKRIFRYLKGTVDYSLCYNRNDLYLRGYTDVDWAGDQNNRKSTSGYAFLLNGGAISWKSKKQTCTILSTMEVEFVSCASTVQEVIWLKRFFEHLDITKNSQDPMTLYCDSQAL; encoded by the coding sequence ATGGGCGAGGCAGACTATATCCTTAGAGTTAAGATCCAAAGAGACTGTTCCAAAAAGTTATTGAGTCTATCTCAAGAAGcttatataaagaaaattttggAGCATTTTCGCATGAACAATTGCAAATCCATGGATACTCCTATAGCGAGAGGTGAAACTTTAAGCCTTGAAATGTGTTCCAAgactgaaaatgaaaaggaagacaTGTCTCGAGTTCCATATTCAAGTGTTGTCGGGAGCTTGATGTATGCTATGATGTGTACTCGCCCAGACATTTGTTATGATGTAGGTCTGGTTAGCAGGTATCAATCCAATCCTGGAAGAGATCATTGGAAAGTTGTGAAGAGAATTTTCAGATACCTGAAGGGAACTGTAGATTATTCACTATGTTATAATAGAAATGATTTATACTTAAGAGGATATACAGATGTTGATTGGGCTGGTGACCAAAATAATAGAAAATCAACATCCGGTTATGCCTTCTTACTTAATGGTGGTGCCATATCATGGAAAAGTAAGAAACAAACCTGTACAATCCTTTCAACGATGGAAGTTGAGTTTGTGTCTTGTGCATCTACAGTACAAGAAGTTATTTGGTTGAAGAGATTCTTTGAGCATTTGGATATTACAAAGAACTCTCAGGATCCCATGACTCtatattgtgatagtcaagcgttgtaa